CGAGGGTCGCCGCACCTTCGACCTCAAGGGCCGCAGCGTAGGCAAGCCGAAGGCCAAGGGAATTTACCTGAAAAAGTAAGTTCAGGTATAAACGCTTGATTTAAAGAAACGGTCCTACGGGGCCGTTTTTTTGCATATAAACTTTCTAAACTATGGATTTTTTTTTACCTTTTTTCTAAATTTGACGCTAGTTAACATAAAATGGGATGCTTTACCCTATGAAAAACATCAAAATATTCGCATTTTTAGCAATTTTCCTTCTTTCTGCGGCTGTTTCGACCGCGTGGGCGAAGGATGTCACCTTGACTTACAAAATTTCAGTGACAGGCACTATTCCACATGCCTATATTACCAATGCGGATGGTAAAACCGTTTGCGATTGGAGGAATGGCATAAAAACCCTTTGGCCTGCCAACGAAGAGCACTCCATGAACGATGGTTATGGCATCACTTTCACGCCCGATCAAGATTTGGACAAGACCGACAAAAACGAAAACAAAAAATCGACATCCACGACGGCCTTCAGGACCGAAGAAAACACGATTTTCACGGTGTCGGTGGGTCAGGGCTTTTACTTCAAAAGCGTGACGTTCAAGGAAGATGATGTCGAGAAGGCGTCTTCCTCCAACATCGCCCCAAACTCAACCTCCATCAGCGTGAGTGTTCCGAAAAACAAGTTCTTCAACTACATCACCGTGGTGCTGACGAACGATTTCCATTACATCGACGAAAACGGCAAGGAGCAAATCCGCAAGCCAGGCGAATACACCGTGCTTACCTCCTTAACCGACGTGAGCAACCTCGGAGGCGGCTGGTACGTGGTGCAGGGCGAAGTGAGTTATGGGAACTCGGTCAATTTTAGCGGTGACGCTCATCTCATCCTTGCGGACGGTGCAACACTGGAGATTGAAACTGAAGGTATATATGGAATCTATGCATCGAATAATCTGACAATTTATGGGCAGAACGGGCAAAGCGGAACTTTGAAAGTCACAGCCACTGGCACAGGCGGTTACGGCATCTACAGCTATTCTGGCGATATAACGATAAACGGCGGCAGCGTCACGGCCACTGGCAAAGAATACGGCATCTACAGCAGGGGTGGAAACATCACCCTTGGCTGGACGAACAGCACCGACTTCATCAAGGTCAGCAGCATCCATCTCGGTGTTGATTCATGCACCGTCTCCATCGCAGAGGGCAAGTCGTTCAAAGACGAAGACGGCAACGTGTATAGCGGCATGCTCACTGGCGAGCAACTTTCCGCTATTAAAAGCAAGAAACTTGAGCCTTGCTACGCAGTGACGTTCGATGCTCAGAACGGCGACGACCCCATAATGCTTTTGACTACTTTCGACGAAAACGGCGTTGCTCACGTCAAAAAGCCCAACGACCCGATTCGCAGCGGTTTCACGTTTGAGGGATGGTTTAC
Above is a window of uncultured Fibrobacter sp. DNA encoding:
- a CDS encoding InlB B-repeat-containing protein; translation: MKNIKIFAFLAIFLLSAAVSTAWAKDVTLTYKISVTGTIPHAYITNADGKTVCDWRNGIKTLWPANEEHSMNDGYGITFTPDQDLDKTDKNENKKSTSTTAFRTEENTIFTVSVGQGFYFKSVTFKEDDVEKASSSNIAPNSTSISVSVPKNKFFNYITVVLTNDFHYIDENGKEQIRKPGEYTVLTSLTDVSNLGGGWYVVQGEVSYGNSVNFSGDAHLILADGATLEIETEGIYGIYASNNLTIYGQNGQSGTLKVTATGTGGYGIYSYSGDITINGGSVTATGKEYGIYSRGGNITLGWTNSTDFIKVSSIHLGVDSCTVSIAEGKSFKDEDGNVYSGMLTGEQLSAIKSKKLEPCYAVTFDAQNGDDPIMLLTTFDENGVAHVKKPNDPIRSGFTFEGWFTAKDGNTEFDFTKAVTENTTAYAHWNENTPVEYIDENGGTKKTQNYILLTNGINVDNLPGGWYVVEGEVKYTSQVTFNGDAHLILADDATIEIKSEDFGIYANENLTIYGQGGQSGTLNVTALDEIGGTSSSSTGVFSAGNITINGGSVTATSTNGVGIYSDNGVTISGGSVTAYGYYDGIYSYNGGVTISGGSVTATGNY